One region of Metallosphaera sedula DSM 5348 genomic DNA includes:
- a CDS encoding HEPN domain-containing protein has translation MPSRTSDWLRQAERNLKSAEVNYQHGLYEESCYESQQCAEKAVKGLLAHLHREERGHSITLLLRAVTLEVPSEVLECAQELDKHYIPSRYPDAYDEGGPLDYYNRGDAERCMECARRVLNWVKGRVV, from the coding sequence ATGCCTAGCAGAACTAGTGATTGGTTAAGACAAGCTGAGAGGAATCTTAAATCGGCCGAGGTTAACTATCAGCACGGACTCTATGAGGAGTCCTGCTATGAGTCGCAACAATGCGCGGAGAAAGCTGTCAAGGGCCTCCTAGCCCATCTACACAGGGAGGAAAGGGGTCACTCCATAACACTCCTATTACGAGCTGTCACTTTAGAGGTTCCCAGTGAAGTTCTGGAATGTGCCCAAGAATTGGACAAACATTATATTCCGTCACGTTATCCAGATGCTTACGACGAGGGAGGACCTCTGGATTATTACAATAGGGGAGATGCGGAGCGTTGTATGGAATGTGCCAGAAGAGTTCTAAACTGGGTGAAGGGACGTGTGGTGTGA
- a CDS encoding ABC transporter substrate-binding protein, which translates to MKLRKGISRTLVAGIIVVIVIIAAVAFISLSRHPTTTTPVNVTHTTNTTTTKTNVTVPTTNVTSIPSSITVDEATPPVSVDPASSFDVAGGELLQNVYQTLVFYNGTNTSSFVGVLAENYTVLNNGTTYVFHLWPFITFSNGDPLNATDVWFSVYRTMLMNLGISVYVSQGLSVNNGLGFVGKLPSGATGTIELPNGTLQALEYAGYTFPSNKTQAYEQAAYDLAYILSHFNVSNQTIQKVMSYPYQAVVVVNPYTVQFNLQYPYSAFLAAISTSAGAVVDPVFVDEHGGVQIDTANTYLSTHALGSGPYMLETPLGQSYVILQANPNYWASKVPQSERNFMLAIPKIETIVIDYQTNEALRISDLQSGKAQIAQIDIIDLPQIIGSQGISYIRTHTHYPIMYNGTYGTVYVWGPSPQIDFLAIDAYQYPFNITNVRLAIAHAINATQIQQQVYDGLALSYVGPNDPSLPFYNSSIQGYTYDPALSINLLTQAGFSLTLPNGTTVNPGGTPFPTIVLTYQTGSTALQDEALIIQQQLAQIGIKVQLNPESTVTIVESYLNPPNSSSYPAFQLAANFPPVLSPIDPAIYLMSQARLHHGNPAFVDNPEINSLIIQAVRTDNPVQLQKIFNEITELSLQQAQYVWLDDFIAYTVTVHGIQGIYYSPGFDGLFYATIY; encoded by the coding sequence ATGAAACTTCGAAAAGGTATAAGTCGCACGTTGGTAGCAGGTATAATTGTGGTAATTGTTATAATAGCTGCAGTGGCGTTTATTTCCCTATCAAGACATCCCACAACAACTACCCCAGTCAACGTGACCCATACCACTAACACGACCACCACTAAGACTAACGTGACTGTGCCCACAACGAATGTCACATCGATTCCCTCATCAATTACAGTAGACGAGGCAACTCCGCCAGTTAGCGTGGATCCGGCGTCCAGTTTTGACGTTGCTGGGGGAGAATTGCTACAGAACGTGTATCAAACCCTCGTGTTCTACAACGGAACTAATACGTCCAGTTTTGTGGGAGTCTTGGCAGAAAATTACACAGTATTGAACAACGGAACCACTTACGTGTTCCACCTCTGGCCATTTATAACCTTCAGCAATGGTGATCCATTGAACGCAACCGACGTCTGGTTCTCGGTGTACAGAACAATGTTAATGAATCTTGGAATCTCGGTCTACGTTAGTCAAGGACTATCAGTCAATAACGGACTTGGATTTGTAGGGAAGCTACCCAGTGGCGCTACCGGGACTATCGAATTGCCCAACGGTACTCTTCAGGCCCTCGAATATGCTGGTTACACTTTCCCCTCAAACAAAACTCAGGCATACGAACAGGCAGCCTATGATTTGGCCTATATTCTTTCCCACTTCAATGTAAGCAATCAGACCATTCAAAAGGTCATGAGTTATCCCTATCAGGCAGTGGTCGTGGTGAATCCCTATACTGTTCAATTCAACCTTCAGTATCCATACTCTGCATTCCTAGCTGCAATTTCCACATCTGCTGGAGCCGTAGTTGATCCAGTCTTCGTAGACGAACATGGAGGAGTCCAGATAGATACTGCCAACACTTACCTTTCAACTCACGCCCTAGGCTCAGGTCCCTACATGTTGGAAACTCCACTGGGTCAGTCCTACGTAATCCTGCAGGCAAATCCCAATTACTGGGCGTCCAAGGTTCCTCAGTCTGAGAGAAACTTCATGTTAGCTATTCCCAAGATCGAGACCATCGTAATAGATTATCAGACCAACGAGGCACTTAGGATAAGCGACCTTCAATCCGGGAAGGCCCAAATAGCCCAGATAGATATTATAGACTTACCCCAGATAATTGGCTCGCAGGGGATTTCCTACATAAGGACCCATACACATTATCCTATCATGTATAATGGAACCTATGGGACAGTCTATGTTTGGGGACCATCCCCGCAGATTGACTTCTTGGCAATAGATGCTTACCAGTATCCGTTCAACATCACCAATGTGAGGCTTGCCATCGCGCATGCCATAAATGCTACGCAGATTCAACAACAGGTCTACGACGGATTAGCCCTAAGCTATGTTGGTCCCAATGATCCGTCCCTTCCCTTCTACAACTCCTCGATTCAAGGCTATACCTATGACCCCGCCCTTTCCATAAATCTGCTGACCCAAGCAGGATTTAGCTTAACCCTTCCCAACGGCACAACGGTTAACCCAGGTGGAACGCCCTTCCCAACCATAGTTTTGACCTACCAGACAGGTAGCACGGCACTTCAAGATGAGGCCCTCATTATACAGCAGCAGTTAGCTCAGATAGGAATAAAGGTCCAGTTAAACCCCGAGTCCACAGTTACCATTGTAGAGTCCTACCTCAACCCACCCAATTCCAGCAGCTATCCAGCCTTCCAGCTTGCAGCTAACTTCCCACCTGTCCTCAGCCCCATTGATCCTGCCATCTACCTAATGTCTCAGGCGAGGCTTCACCACGGCAATCCTGCTTTCGTCGATAATCCAGAGATAAACTCTCTCATAATTCAAGCAGTGAGGACTGATAATCCAGTTCAGCTCCAGAAAATCTTCAATGAGATAACAGAACTCTCGCTACAGCAGGCCCAATACGTATGGCTCGATGACTTCATCGCATATACAGTGACTGTCCATGGAATTCAAGGAATATATTACAGTCCAGGGTTTGACGGATTGTTCTACGCAACAATATACTAG
- a CDS encoding ABC transporter permease produces MGLAKLIGKRVAGALLVIFGELILVFFLVNVAAPNPASIWAGPEASPEQIQIITELYHLNSPWYVQFLYYIKNFFTGNWGISPLYQTPVIQLVEEYLPVTLELAVISLVLKLIIEIPLGVLSGLKPNGLLDNAIRMIYTITRSVPPFFVALGLLLVLAYDVHVFPASYPVDPILALKEPKFEIYDPFNGKYYPFWLLDNMPILNALLVGDFSAFASALDHAILPALSLTLFGFGGITRLSRNSMIEALNMDYIKTARAKGLKERVIIFRHALRNSLLPTITLSSVIFAGSIQGALVVETIFNYYGMGYYLAQSLLDLDTPSLLAGTVVVTIVVVISNLVADVLYSVVDPRVRETT; encoded by the coding sequence ATGGGGCTAGCGAAATTAATAGGAAAACGTGTGGCTGGGGCGCTCCTAGTTATTTTTGGTGAGTTAATTCTCGTCTTTTTCTTGGTAAACGTTGCGGCCCCGAATCCGGCTTCCATATGGGCTGGCCCAGAGGCTTCACCTGAACAAATACAGATTATTACCGAGCTTTATCATCTTAACTCCCCGTGGTACGTTCAGTTCCTCTATTATATCAAGAACTTCTTCACAGGAAATTGGGGGATTTCACCCCTTTATCAAACTCCCGTGATACAGCTCGTGGAGGAGTACCTTCCTGTTACGCTTGAGCTTGCGGTAATATCACTCGTACTCAAGTTGATTATTGAGATTCCTCTAGGTGTCCTATCTGGTCTCAAGCCAAACGGGCTTCTGGACAATGCCATCAGGATGATCTACACGATAACGAGAAGTGTCCCTCCCTTCTTCGTGGCACTGGGTCTCCTCCTCGTGTTAGCCTATGATGTACACGTATTCCCCGCATCATATCCTGTGGATCCAATCCTGGCCCTGAAGGAACCAAAGTTCGAGATATATGACCCATTTAACGGGAAGTATTACCCGTTCTGGCTCCTTGATAACATGCCCATCCTGAATGCCCTTCTGGTGGGAGATTTCAGTGCCTTTGCCTCTGCTCTGGACCACGCGATTTTACCGGCTCTCAGTCTCACCCTCTTCGGTTTCGGTGGAATAACGAGGCTCTCAAGAAACTCCATGATAGAGGCCCTCAACATGGATTACATAAAGACAGCGAGGGCGAAGGGTTTGAAGGAGAGGGTAATAATATTTCGTCATGCCCTAAGGAATTCCCTTCTCCCAACCATAACTCTCTCCAGCGTAATATTCGCCGGTTCAATTCAAGGGGCCTTAGTGGTGGAAACAATCTTTAACTATTACGGGATGGGGTATTACCTAGCCCAAAGCCTACTTGACCTTGACACTCCTTCCTTACTAGCAGGGACCGTTGTGGTTACCATAGTTGTAGTTATCTCTAACCTTGTCGCAGATGTGTTGTACAGTGTGGTAGATCCTAGGGTGAGGGAGACAACATGA
- a CDS encoding ABC transporter permease codes for MSVKTALLSSKTLLVGAVIIVGFIVTAIISALDLKLLTPYDPNKINFALANLPPSSAHLFGTDSEGRDVFTRVLAALPNDVAIPYIIAGASALIGGLVGMVSGYVGGLVDEGLMRFTDIFLAFPGILLALAISTILGQTHVAERLYFSMIALIVVNWPIYARLVRSQVLQVRGMPYITLAKAAGLTRWEIMRRHIIPNILSLVIVYITLDMGTIILFYSILAFFGLGAPPPTPELGRMVYDGLTALPGNWWSSVFPALTITLMAVGFSLFGEGLRDYLDPRGGDYVRRANA; via the coding sequence ATGAGTGTAAAAACGGCGTTGCTCTCAAGTAAAACGTTATTGGTAGGTGCAGTCATTATAGTGGGATTCATAGTCACAGCCATTATCTCAGCCCTAGATCTGAAACTTCTCACCCCCTACGATCCCAACAAGATTAATTTCGCCCTAGCCAACCTTCCGCCGTCCTCTGCCCACCTGTTCGGTACTGACAGTGAAGGGAGAGATGTATTTACAAGAGTTCTGGCTGCTCTTCCCAACGATGTGGCTATACCCTACATTATTGCCGGCGCCTCTGCCCTTATAGGTGGACTAGTTGGGATGGTATCAGGTTACGTGGGAGGATTAGTGGATGAGGGACTCATGAGGTTCACCGACATTTTCCTAGCCTTCCCTGGAATATTGTTGGCCCTAGCCATAAGTACAATCCTTGGACAGACTCACGTGGCTGAAAGGTTATACTTCAGCATGATAGCCCTTATCGTGGTGAATTGGCCAATTTACGCTAGGCTTGTTAGGAGTCAGGTACTTCAGGTGAGGGGAATGCCCTACATTACCCTAGCCAAGGCAGCAGGCTTAACTAGGTGGGAGATCATGAGGAGACACATAATTCCAAATATATTATCCCTAGTTATAGTGTATATCACGCTGGATATGGGAACCATAATCCTGTTCTACTCTATCCTGGCCTTCTTTGGCCTAGGCGCTCCTCCTCCCACTCCAGAGTTGGGGAGGATGGTTTACGACGGCTTAACCGCACTGCCAGGGAACTGGTGGTCCTCCGTCTTCCCTGCCCTCACAATAACGTTAATGGCCGTAGGCTTCTCACTCTTCGGTGAGGGGCTTAGGGATTACCTGGATCCAAGAGGTGGAGATTATGTCAGAAGAGCTAACGCTTAG
- a CDS encoding ABC transporter ATP-binding protein gives MSEELTLRVENLWVSYYLEGREAFAVRDVYLDVGKGEVVGIVGESGSGKSTLAHAIIGLLPRNSRISKGRILFKGKDITGIKTDQRYLYRGTNIFMIFQDPMSSLNPTMKIRDQLQEAIDVRLGKRGWNIGTWRPPKGNNEEEIVDSLERVGIKRPRVIMEKYPHQLSGGERQRVMIAMAYLLKPSLLIADEPTTALDMITQAQVMRLITELRESLGLSVLFISHDIVLVGQIADRIVVMYAGKAVEEGKAEEIVESPMHPYTKGLINSIPDGYKNEKRIESIPGSPPNILKLPPGCSFNPRCKFAMEKCMSEDPETRVLGGRKVACHLY, from the coding sequence ATGTCAGAAGAGCTAACGCTTAGGGTAGAGAACCTTTGGGTGTCCTATTACCTAGAGGGAAGGGAGGCCTTCGCAGTGAGGGATGTTTACCTAGACGTAGGGAAGGGAGAGGTAGTGGGAATAGTGGGAGAGAGCGGTTCAGGAAAGAGCACCCTAGCTCATGCCATCATAGGCTTACTTCCCAGGAATTCAAGGATATCTAAGGGAAGAATTCTGTTTAAGGGAAAGGATATTACAGGAATTAAGACGGACCAAAGATATCTCTACAGGGGTACAAACATCTTCATGATATTTCAGGATCCAATGTCAAGCCTTAATCCCACAATGAAGATTCGCGACCAGTTACAGGAAGCAATAGACGTGAGGTTGGGAAAAAGGGGATGGAATATTGGAACGTGGAGACCTCCAAAGGGGAATAACGAAGAGGAGATCGTGGATTCGTTGGAAAGGGTAGGGATAAAGAGGCCTAGGGTCATAATGGAGAAGTATCCTCATCAACTTTCAGGTGGGGAGAGGCAGAGGGTCATGATTGCCATGGCCTACCTCTTAAAACCTTCCCTCCTCATTGCGGACGAACCAACCACTGCGTTAGATATGATAACCCAAGCACAGGTAATGAGGCTAATCACGGAGTTGAGGGAGAGTCTGGGACTTTCTGTTCTCTTTATAAGTCACGACATAGTCCTTGTGGGGCAGATAGCCGATAGAATAGTGGTAATGTATGCGGGGAAAGCTGTGGAGGAGGGTAAAGCTGAGGAGATAGTCGAGTCCCCCATGCACCCCTACACTAAGGGTCTAATTAACTCGATCCCAGATGGCTACAAGAACGAGAAAAGAATTGAGTCAATTCCTGGATCTCCACCCAATATTCTTAAACTGCCTCCAGGTTGTTCCTTTAATCCAAGGTGCAAGTTTGCCATGGAGAAGTGCATGTCAGAGGATCCGGAAACTAGAGTTTTAGGAGGGAGAAAGGTTGCTTGCCACCTATACTAA
- a CDS encoding ABC transporter ATP-binding protein, whose amino-acid sequence MLATYTNLVETENLGVEFTAGGRVIRAVDGVSLGIGEGETFTVIGESGSGKSTLALAILKLIKIKSGKIFFKGQDITKLKESEMRSIRREMQIVLQDPYLSLDPRLRVGDIVKEPLLPLGEKGDDKVDEVLSLVGLDPGVATRFPHEFSGGQRQRIAIARSLISDPKFIVLDEPTSNLDVSIQAQILNLLLDIQERRKVSYLLITHNMLVAKYMSDNVAVMYSGKIVERGSAREVIGKPLHPYTMELLNVTPTKGFMERIRKMEFIQEGEIPIKGCRYANRCRFAKEVCRTTEPTLKKVSQDHEVACFLY is encoded by the coding sequence TTGCTTGCCACCTATACTAACCTTGTTGAAACGGAGAACCTAGGAGTAGAGTTCACTGCGGGAGGTAGAGTCATAAGGGCAGTAGACGGAGTCTCTCTGGGAATAGGTGAGGGAGAGACTTTCACTGTGATTGGTGAATCGGGAAGTGGGAAATCTACCCTTGCCTTGGCCATTCTAAAGCTCATCAAGATCAAGTCAGGGAAGATCTTCTTCAAGGGACAGGATATAACCAAGCTGAAGGAGTCAGAAATGAGGTCAATAAGAAGAGAAATGCAGATAGTCCTTCAGGATCCCTACCTGAGCCTGGATCCTAGGTTGAGGGTGGGAGATATAGTCAAGGAACCCCTACTACCCCTAGGGGAGAAGGGAGATGATAAGGTGGATGAGGTACTTAGCCTGGTAGGGCTAGATCCTGGGGTGGCAACAAGGTTTCCCCACGAGTTCTCAGGAGGACAGAGACAGAGAATAGCCATTGCTAGGTCGCTTATCAGTGATCCCAAGTTCATAGTGTTGGACGAGCCTACATCTAACCTTGATGTCTCCATTCAGGCCCAAATACTAAACCTCCTCCTTGATATCCAGGAAAGGAGGAAGGTATCCTATCTCCTCATAACACATAACATGTTAGTGGCAAAGTACATGTCCGACAACGTGGCAGTGATGTATTCAGGAAAGATTGTGGAAAGGGGTTCAGCAAGGGAAGTAATAGGAAAGCCGTTACATCCTTACACTATGGAGTTACTCAATGTAACCCCTACGAAGGGCTTTATGGAAAGGATTAGGAAAATGGAGTTCATACAAGAAGGCGAGATACCCATCAAGGGTTGCAGATACGCCAACAGGTGCAGGTTTGCAAAGGAAGTGTGTAGGACCACCGAACCCACTCTGAAGAAGGTCTCTCAGGATCATGAAGTAGCCTGTTTCTTGTATTAA
- a CDS encoding ATP-binding protein, which yields MIFMNMIFVDREKELQTLMQRLNSPTFELVIVYGRRRIGKTSLILRAISGRNDSVYYYATERNNLERFREVAQRKFPEVRYAREDWESLLHFLRDKVVIIDEFPYLIEEDKSILSTFQRIVDENRDSRTKLILLGSSISVMEDVLSYRSPLYGRRTASLKVGELKFRDLRHLGFSVEEAVKIYGFAGGVPMYLTRVTPPFLDWVNRELKRVDSFLRDEVDFLLRYEFREIGTYKEILRAISMGKNTLAEIRDYVKVGGEISSYIKKLERIELVTREVPVTESVRSKMGRYVIRDNFTNFWFRFVYPNLSLIEEGTYEITEGEYANYLGHVFERICREYVRDRYRVKKVGRQWWKDVEIDVMGLGNVKVAGECKWSEDVNPHSVLANLERKVERLGHTVDRYVVFARSFSTKEKMEKAELVDINDLNSWFMS from the coding sequence ATGATATTCATGAATATGATATTCGTGGATAGGGAGAAAGAGCTTCAGACCTTGATGCAGAGACTAAATTCCCCTACCTTCGAGCTCGTGATCGTCTACGGAAGGAGAAGAATAGGAAAGACCTCCTTGATATTGAGGGCAATCTCTGGGAGAAACGACTCCGTATATTATTATGCCACGGAGAGGAACAATTTGGAAAGATTTAGGGAGGTAGCTCAAAGGAAGTTCCCGGAGGTGAGATATGCTAGGGAGGATTGGGAATCCCTCCTCCACTTCCTGAGAGACAAGGTCGTGATCATAGACGAGTTTCCCTACCTGATTGAAGAGGATAAGTCGATCTTGTCCACATTTCAGAGAATAGTGGACGAGAACAGGGATAGCAGAACCAAGTTGATACTTTTGGGCTCATCAATCTCCGTCATGGAGGACGTCCTTTCCTACAGGAGTCCGCTTTACGGGAGGAGAACTGCCTCACTCAAGGTAGGGGAGCTCAAGTTCAGGGACCTACGTCATTTAGGGTTCAGCGTAGAGGAAGCGGTGAAAATTTACGGATTTGCGGGAGGTGTTCCCATGTACTTGACCAGGGTTACTCCTCCCTTTCTGGATTGGGTCAACCGTGAGCTCAAGAGAGTTGACTCGTTCCTGAGGGACGAGGTTGATTTCCTGCTTAGGTATGAGTTTAGGGAAATAGGGACTTACAAGGAGATTTTAAGGGCAATTTCCATGGGAAAGAACACCCTCGCAGAGATTAGGGATTACGTGAAGGTGGGAGGTGAAATAAGCTCTTACATCAAGAAACTTGAGAGGATTGAGCTAGTAACAAGGGAAGTTCCAGTTACCGAGAGCGTCAGGTCCAAGATGGGAAGGTATGTGATAAGGGATAACTTCACCAACTTCTGGTTTAGGTTCGTTTACCCCAATCTAAGCCTTATAGAGGAAGGGACGTACGAAATAACTGAAGGGGAGTACGCGAACTACCTTGGCCACGTGTTTGAGAGGATTTGCAGGGAGTATGTGAGAGACAGATATCGCGTTAAGAAAGTGGGCAGACAGTGGTGGAAGGACGTGGAAATTGACGTCATGGGATTAGGGAATGTTAAGGTTGCAGGGGAATGTAAGTGGAGCGAGGATGTGAATCCCCACAGCGTCCTCGCCAACCTGGAGAGGAAAGTTGAGAGGCTAGGTCATACCGTGGATCGTTACGTGGTGTTTGCGAGGTCCTTCTCCACGAAGGAGAAGATGGAAAAAGCGGAACTCGTGGACATCAACGACCTCAACTCCTGGTTCATGAGTTAA
- a CDS encoding membrane dipeptidase, producing MKFVDLHEDLAYSNQMGIDVIEGDHQSSLKLLRNFDSLVFASLFPHVNTRDERSDLLTSMYGYTTHSTTFSWELLMDQIKFYLYLERKGLVKVIRSREDLSAPVTKLLLSLEGADVLRDYTDIYILRELHVRNLGLTWNYDNKFASSCMSRKDYGLTSEGEELVKLANSLGIIVDLAHAGKRTVMDVASITRKPVIVSHGNVMKLKTHRRNLDDEEIEAVVRTKGVIGVTAIVSTLREPTLQGLVENLRYIGESYGWEYVSLGTDFLGIEKTPEGFDNVLKVNDLLKYVEGHEEEVLWKNAMRVIMANMV from the coding sequence ATGAAATTTGTGGATCTTCATGAGGATTTGGCCTATTCCAACCAAATGGGGATAGATGTAATAGAGGGAGATCATCAATCGAGTCTAAAGCTCCTAAGAAACTTCGATTCCTTAGTCTTTGCGTCTCTCTTCCCTCATGTGAACACGAGGGACGAGAGGTCAGACCTTCTCACGTCTATGTATGGGTATACGACCCACTCCACCACCTTCTCCTGGGAGCTCCTCATGGATCAGATCAAGTTTTACCTGTACCTAGAAAGAAAGGGACTGGTTAAGGTAATTAGATCTCGTGAGGACTTAAGTGCTCCAGTGACCAAACTTCTGCTCTCCCTGGAGGGGGCTGACGTGTTAAGGGATTACACGGACATCTACATTCTCAGGGAGCTTCACGTTAGAAATCTGGGACTAACTTGGAATTATGACAACAAGTTCGCCTCTTCCTGCATGTCCAGAAAGGACTACGGTTTAACCTCTGAGGGGGAGGAGCTAGTTAAGTTGGCGAATTCCCTGGGAATAATCGTGGATCTGGCACATGCTGGCAAGAGGACTGTAATGGACGTAGCCTCAATTACTAGGAAGCCAGTGATAGTTTCACATGGGAACGTAATGAAGCTGAAAACTCACAGGAGAAACCTGGACGATGAGGAAATAGAGGCCGTCGTTAGAACTAAGGGAGTTATAGGGGTTACCGCGATCGTGTCAACCCTGAGGGAGCCCACGCTTCAAGGCCTGGTTGAAAATTTGAGATATATTGGAGAGTCTTACGGATGGGAGTACGTATCTCTAGGAACGGATTTCCTGGGCATAGAGAAGACACCCGAGGGATTTGATAACGTGTTGAAGGTTAATGACCTATTGAAATATGTGGAGGGCCATGAGGAGGAAGTACTTTGGAAGAATGCCATGAGAGTTATCATGGCAAACATGGTTTAG
- a CDS encoding GNAT family N-acetyltransferase, with protein MLIRKAEPKDIDSVADMFERMYTLNSEFDPLLQVHDEISERLKRSLVEDLKSEDSLVAVAEDGGKVIGAVRVRLERREYYIPEKMAVIEEIYVMPGYRREGVGEKLVDFVISELSKKGARSIMARFPAKNIIAESFYRKRGFREIHYEFIKRI; from the coding sequence ATGTTGATTAGGAAAGCTGAACCCAAGGACATTGACAGCGTTGCTGACATGTTCGAGCGAATGTACACCCTGAACTCAGAGTTTGACCCACTCCTTCAAGTCCACGATGAGATCAGTGAGAGATTGAAGAGGAGCCTTGTCGAGGACCTGAAGAGTGAGGATAGTCTCGTGGCCGTAGCAGAGGATGGAGGGAAAGTAATAGGGGCTGTGAGGGTCAGGCTAGAGAGAAGGGAATACTACATTCCAGAGAAGATGGCAGTCATAGAGGAGATATACGTGATGCCTGGATACAGGAGGGAAGGGGTAGGTGAGAAACTGGTGGACTTCGTGATATCAGAGCTATCCAAGAAAGGTGCGAGATCCATAATGGCTAGATTCCCCGCAAAGAACATCATTGCCGAGTCCTTCTACAGGAAGCGAGGTTTCAGGGAGATACACTACGAGTTCATAAAGAGGATATAA
- a CDS encoding NAD(P)-dependent malic enzyme, with translation MKPVEISLKYQGKIEVMPKVPISSYDDFSVIYTPGVAEVVKEISKDKDKSFQLTSRWNNVAIITDGTRVLGLGNVGPEASLPVMEGKALLFKYLGGVDAIPLPLAVRDPDTIINVVSALEPSFGGINLEDVESPKCFYILEKLQERMNIPVWHDDQQGTAGAVLAALINAMKVAGKGLDSKIVIFGAGAANIATVRLLKAYGFDPKRMIVVDREGVLHAERRDLDAMMFSHKWKYEIAVTTNGFNITTLDEAFKGADILIAASMPGPNTIPKRWISLMKDPIVFALANPVPEIYPSDAIDAGAKVVATGRSDFPNQVNNSLIFPGVFRGVLDSRSSKVDDAMVIAGAEALARFAERKGISPTYIIPRMDEWDAYYELASAVAEKAVERGYARVRLSREEFRLMAKTKIEQTRNKIRAIQNVD, from the coding sequence ATGAAACCTGTAGAGATATCCCTCAAGTACCAGGGAAAGATTGAGGTGATGCCCAAGGTTCCCATCTCCAGTTACGACGACTTCTCGGTGATATATACCCCTGGAGTTGCTGAGGTAGTCAAGGAGATTTCTAAGGACAAGGACAAGAGTTTCCAATTAACAAGTAGGTGGAATAACGTAGCTATTATCACGGATGGTACCAGGGTTTTGGGTCTAGGTAACGTTGGCCCAGAGGCATCTCTTCCCGTGATGGAGGGAAAGGCACTTCTCTTCAAGTACCTGGGAGGCGTAGACGCTATTCCCTTGCCTCTGGCTGTGAGGGATCCTGACACCATCATAAACGTAGTTTCTGCTCTAGAACCGTCTTTCGGTGGAATAAACCTGGAGGACGTAGAGAGTCCCAAGTGTTTCTACATCCTTGAAAAACTTCAGGAAAGGATGAACATCCCAGTGTGGCATGACGATCAACAGGGAACCGCTGGAGCTGTACTTGCTGCCCTCATAAACGCCATGAAAGTCGCAGGAAAGGGACTGGACAGCAAGATAGTGATATTTGGAGCCGGTGCAGCTAACATTGCTACCGTGAGACTCCTCAAGGCATATGGTTTCGACCCCAAGAGGATGATAGTGGTTGATAGGGAAGGCGTGCTTCACGCTGAGAGGAGGGATCTGGACGCAATGATGTTCAGTCATAAATGGAAGTATGAAATTGCGGTCACGACTAACGGGTTCAACATTACCACGTTGGATGAGGCATTCAAGGGAGCAGATATTCTAATTGCTGCCTCTATGCCAGGTCCGAACACCATTCCTAAGAGATGGATTAGCCTCATGAAGGACCCCATTGTCTTTGCCTTGGCCAATCCCGTCCCTGAGATCTATCCTTCGGACGCGATAGACGCCGGAGCCAAGGTGGTGGCCACGGGCAGAAGCGACTTCCCTAACCAGGTGAACAACTCGCTCATTTTCCCTGGGGTTTTCAGGGGAGTCCTGGACAGTAGGTCCTCCAAGGTTGATGATGCCATGGTCATAGCGGGAGCGGAGGCCTTAGCGAGATTCGCCGAGAGGAAGGGTATATCGCCCACCTACATTATCCCCAGGATGGATGAATGGGACGCCTATTACGAGTTGGCCTCTGCAGTTGCGGAAAAGGCGGTGGAAAGGGGATACGCCAGGGTAAGGCTAAGTAGGGAGGAGTTTAGACTGATGGCCAAAACTAAGATAGAGCAGACCAGGAATAAGATAAGGGCGATCCAGAATGTTGATTAG